In one Pseudomonas tensinigenes genomic region, the following are encoded:
- a CDS encoding MetQ/NlpA family ABC transporter substrate-binding protein: protein MTKKRLSHPVKALVLALGLFSSAVFAADAPLKIGTTAAFAIPLEAAVEEASKQGLKVELVEFSDWIAPNVSLAAGDIDVNYFQHIPFLENAKAASGFDLVPFAPGIINNVGLYSKKYKSFDELPEGASVAIANDPINSGRGLQLLAKAGLITLKPGVGYKATEDDIVANPKKIKILQVEAVQLVRAYDDADLVQGYPAYIRLAKTFDAGSALLFDGLDHKEYVIQFVIQPKSKTDPRLIKFVDIYQHSPVVRAALDKAHGKLYQAGWES, encoded by the coding sequence ATGACCAAGAAACGCCTGTCCCACCCAGTCAAAGCACTGGTCCTGGCCCTCGGCCTGTTCAGCTCGGCAGTCTTCGCCGCCGACGCACCGTTGAAAATCGGCACCACCGCCGCCTTCGCCATCCCGCTGGAAGCCGCTGTCGAAGAAGCCTCCAAGCAAGGCCTGAAAGTCGAACTGGTGGAGTTCAGCGACTGGATCGCGCCGAACGTCAGCCTCGCCGCCGGCGACATCGACGTGAACTACTTCCAGCACATCCCGTTCCTCGAAAACGCCAAAGCCGCGTCGGGTTTTGATCTGGTGCCGTTCGCCCCGGGGATCATCAACAACGTCGGCCTCTATTCGAAAAAATACAAAAGCTTCGACGAGTTGCCCGAAGGCGCCAGCGTCGCCATCGCCAACGATCCGATCAACAGCGGTCGCGGGTTGCAGCTGCTGGCCAAGGCTGGCTTGATCACCCTGAAACCGGGCGTTGGTTACAAGGCCACCGAAGACGACATCGTCGCTAATCCAAAAAAGATCAAGATTCTGCAAGTCGAAGCCGTGCAACTGGTGCGCGCCTATGACGACGCCGATCTGGTCCAGGGCTACCCGGCCTACATTCGTCTGGCGAAGACTTTCGATGCCGGTTCGGCGCTGCTGTTCGACGGCCTCGACCACAAGGAATACGTGATCCAGTTCGTCATCCAGCCGAAAAGCAAAACCGACCCGCGCCTGATCAAATTCGTCGACATCTACCAGCATTCGCCGGTCGTTCGCGCGGCGCTGGATAAAGCCCATGGCAAGCTGTATCAAGCCGGTTGGGAAAGCTGA
- a CDS encoding LLM class flavin-dependent oxidoreductase, which yields MSAAKKKILLNAFNMNCIGHINHGLWTHPRDTSTRYNTIEYWTELAQLLERGLFDGLFIADIVGVYDVYQNSVDVPLKESIQLPVNDPLLLVSAMAAVTKNLGFGLTANLTYEPPYLFARRMSTLDHLSRGRVGWNIVTGYLDSAAKAMGLREQVEHDRRYDQADEYLEVLYKLWEGSWENGAVLNDREQRIYAQPEKVHKVEHKGEFYQVEGYHLCEPSPQRTPVLFQAGSSDRGLLFAGRHAECVFISGQNKPSTKVQVDKVRASAVEAGRNPEDIKVFMGLNVIVGATEQAAWTKHAEYLSYASAEAGVAHFSASTGIDFSQYEIDEPIQYVKCNAIQSATKNLQNNDWTRRKLLDQHALGGRYITVVGSPEQVADELESWIAETGLDGFNLTRIVTPESYVDFIELVIPELQRRGSYKTAYDTGSLREKLFHGEAQLPEQHTGSAFRR from the coding sequence ATGAGCGCGGCGAAAAAGAAGATCCTGCTCAACGCGTTCAACATGAACTGCATCGGCCATATCAACCATGGCCTGTGGACGCATCCGCGCGATACCTCGACGCGCTACAACACCATCGAATACTGGACGGAACTGGCGCAATTGCTGGAGCGCGGGCTGTTCGACGGCTTGTTCATCGCCGACATCGTTGGCGTGTACGACGTCTATCAGAACTCGGTCGATGTCCCGCTGAAAGAGTCGATCCAGTTGCCGGTCAACGATCCGTTGCTGCTGGTTTCAGCGATGGCTGCCGTGACCAAAAATCTTGGTTTCGGTCTGACCGCGAATCTCACTTATGAGCCGCCGTATCTGTTCGCCCGGCGCATGTCGACGCTCGATCATCTGAGCCGTGGTCGCGTCGGCTGGAACATCGTCACTGGTTACCTCGACAGCGCCGCCAAAGCCATGGGCCTGCGCGAACAAGTCGAGCATGACCGTCGTTACGATCAGGCCGATGAATACCTCGAAGTGCTCTACAAACTCTGGGAAGGCAGTTGGGAAAACGGCGCAGTGCTCAATGACCGCGAGCAGCGCATCTACGCCCAACCGGAAAAGGTCCACAAGGTCGAGCACAAAGGCGAGTTCTATCAGGTCGAGGGTTATCACCTCTGCGAGCCGTCGCCGCAGCGCACGCCGGTGCTGTTTCAGGCCGGCAGCTCCGATCGCGGTTTGCTCTTCGCCGGTCGTCATGCCGAGTGTGTGTTCATCAGCGGCCAGAACAAACCGTCGACCAAGGTTCAAGTCGACAAGGTCCGCGCCAGCGCGGTTGAAGCGGGGCGCAACCCTGAGGACATCAAGGTGTTCATGGGCCTCAACGTCATCGTCGGCGCGACGGAACAAGCCGCATGGACCAAGCACGCCGAGTACCTGAGTTACGCCAGCGCCGAGGCCGGCGTGGCGCATTTTTCCGCATCCACCGGCATCGACTTTTCCCAGTACGAGATCGACGAACCGATCCAGTACGTGAAGTGCAACGCCATTCAGTCCGCGACCAAGAACCTGCAAAACAACGACTGGACGCGACGCAAATTGCTCGACCAGCACGCCCTCGGTGGCCGCTACATCACTGTGGTCGGCTCCCCCGAGCAAGTGGCGGATGAGCTGGAATCGTGGATCGCCGAGACCGGTCTTGATGGGTTCAATTTGACGCGGATTGTTACGCCGGAAAGCTATGTCGATTTCATTGAGCTGGTGATTCCGGAGTTGCAACGGCGTGGGTCGTACAAGACCGCGTACGACACCGGCAGCCTGCGCGAGAAGCTGTTTCACGGCGAAGCGCAGCTACCTGAGCAACACACGGGTTCCGCATTTCGCCGCTAA
- a CDS encoding efflux RND transporter permease subunit — protein MKGSFNLSEWALKHQSFVWYLMFVALLMGVFSYFNLGREEDPSFTIKTMVIQTKWPGATQEETLAQVTDRIEKKLEELDSLDYVKSYTRPGESTVYVYLRDTTSAKDIPEIWYQVRKKIDDIRGQFPQGIQGPGFNDEFGDVFGSVYAFTADGLTMRQLRDYVEQARAEIRNVPGLGKIEMIGQQDEVIYLNFSTRKLAALGIDQRQVVQSLQSQNAVTPAGVIEAGPERISVRTSGQFASEKDLAEVNLKLNDRFYRLADIADITRGYTDPATPEFRFDGKPAIGLAIAMQKGGNVQEFGKALHQRIDELTADLPVGVGVHTVSDQAVVVEEAVGGFTSALFEAVIIVLVVSFISLGVRAGLVVACSIPLVLAMVFVFMEYSGITMQRISLGALIIALGLLVDDAMITVEMMVTRLEMGESKEEAATYAYTSTAFPMLTGTLVTVAGFVPIGLNASSAGEYTYTLFAVIAVAMIVSWIVAVFFAPVIGVHILSANVKPHDAEPGRVGRAFNGGLLWAMRNRWWAIGITVLLFALSIFCMRFVQNQFFPASDRPEILVDLNLPQNASIDETRKAVDKLEETLKGDPDIVRWSTYIGQGAIRFYLPLDQQLQNPYYAQLVIVSKDFEAREALSQRLRERLHKDFVGIGSYVQALEMGPPVGRPIQYRVSGKDIDQVRKHAIDLATELDKNSHIGEIIYDWNEPGKVLRIDIAQDKARQLGLSSEDVANLMNSIVSGAPLTQVNDDIYLINVVGRAVNSERGTPETLQNLQIVTPNGTSIPLLAFATVRYELEQPLVWRRDRLPTITIKASVRDEIQPTDLVKLLKPSIDAFADKLPVGYKVATGGTVEESGKAQGPIAKVLPLMLFLMATFLMIQLHSVQKMFLVASVAPLGLIGVVLALVPTGTPMGFVAILGILALIGIIIRNSVILVTQIDEFEKKGYAPWDAVVEATEHRRRPILLTAAAASMGMIPIAREVFWGPMAYAMIGGIVVATLLTLLFLPALYVAWYKIREPKKDASSSTH, from the coding sequence ATGAAAGGCTCTTTCAACCTCTCCGAATGGGCCCTCAAGCATCAGTCATTCGTCTGGTACCTGATGTTCGTCGCGTTGCTGATGGGCGTGTTCTCGTACTTCAATCTGGGCCGCGAAGAAGACCCGTCGTTCACCATCAAAACCATGGTGATCCAGACCAAATGGCCGGGCGCGACCCAGGAAGAAACCCTCGCGCAGGTCACCGACCGCATCGAGAAAAAACTCGAAGAACTCGACTCTCTCGACTACGTGAAAAGTTACACGCGCCCCGGTGAATCGACGGTGTACGTGTACCTGCGCGACACCACCAGCGCCAAGGACATCCCGGAAATCTGGTACCAGGTGCGCAAGAAGATCGACGACATTCGCGGGCAGTTCCCCCAAGGTATTCAAGGGCCCGGGTTCAACGACGAGTTCGGTGATGTGTTCGGCTCGGTCTATGCCTTCACCGCCGACGGCCTGACCATGCGCCAGTTGCGCGATTATGTAGAACAGGCGCGGGCCGAGATCCGCAATGTACCGGGGCTGGGCAAGATCGAAATGATCGGCCAGCAGGACGAAGTGATTTATCTGAACTTCTCTACCCGCAAACTCGCGGCGTTGGGTATCGATCAGCGTCAGGTCGTGCAGAGCCTGCAATCGCAGAACGCCGTGACCCCGGCCGGTGTGATCGAGGCCGGCCCTGAGCGGATTTCCGTGCGCACTTCCGGGCAGTTCGCCTCGGAAAAGGATCTGGCCGAGGTCAATCTCAAGCTCAACGACCGTTTCTATCGTTTGGCTGACATCGCCGACATCACGCGCGGTTACACCGATCCGGCTACCCCGGAATTTCGCTTTGACGGCAAACCGGCCATCGGTCTGGCGATTGCCATGCAGAAGGGCGGCAACGTTCAGGAGTTCGGCAAGGCGTTGCACCAGCGCATCGATGAACTGACCGCAGACTTGCCAGTTGGCGTGGGTGTGCACACCGTGTCCGATCAGGCGGTGGTGGTGGAAGAAGCGGTCGGTGGCTTTACCAGTGCCCTGTTCGAGGCGGTGATCATCGTGCTGGTGGTCAGCTTTATCAGCCTCGGCGTGCGTGCCGGTCTGGTGGTGGCGTGCTCGATTCCGCTGGTGCTGGCGATGGTGTTTGTGTTCATGGAATACAGTGGCATCACCATGCAGCGGATTTCTCTCGGCGCACTGATTATCGCCCTCGGCCTGCTGGTGGACGACGCGATGATCACCGTGGAGATGATGGTCACGCGCCTGGAAATGGGCGAGAGCAAGGAGGAGGCCGCGACGTACGCGTACACCTCGACGGCGTTCCCGATGCTAACGGGGACGCTGGTGACGGTCGCCGGTTTCGTGCCGATCGGCCTCAACGCCAGTTCCGCCGGTGAGTACACCTACACGCTGTTTGCGGTGATTGCCGTGGCCATGATTGTGTCGTGGATTGTCGCGGTGTTCTTCGCTCCGGTGATCGGCGTGCACATTCTCAGCGCCAACGTGAAGCCCCATGACGCCGAGCCGGGCCGCGTCGGGCGTGCGTTCAATGGCGGTCTGTTGTGGGCGATGCGCAATCGCTGGTGGGCGATCGGCATCACCGTACTGCTGTTTGCCCTGTCGATTTTTTGCATGCGCTTTGTGCAGAACCAGTTCTTCCCTGCATCGGACCGCCCGGAAATTCTCGTCGACCTGAACCTGCCACAGAACGCCTCCATCGACGAAACACGCAAGGCAGTCGACAAGCTGGAAGAAACCCTCAAAGGCGACCCGGACATTGTGCGCTGGAGCACCTACATCGGTCAGGGCGCGATCCGTTTCTACCTGCCGCTCGACCAGCAATTGCAAAACCCGTACTACGCACAACTGGTGATCGTCAGCAAAGACTTCGAGGCCCGTGAGGCACTGAGTCAGCGTCTGCGCGAGCGCCTGCACAAGGACTTCGTCGGCATCGGCAGTTACGTCCAGGCGCTGGAAATGGGCCCGCCGGTGGGGCGGCCGATCCAGTACCGGGTCAGTGGCAAGGACATCGATCAGGTGCGCAAGCACGCCATCGACCTCGCCACCGAACTGGACAAGAACTCGCACATCGGCGAGATCATTTACGACTGGAACGAGCCGGGCAAAGTCCTGCGCATCGACATCGCCCAAGACAAGGCGCGGCAGCTCGGGCTGTCGTCCGAAGACGTGGCGAACCTGATGAACAGCATCGTCAGCGGCGCGCCGCTGACCCAGGTCAACGACGACATCTACCTGATCAATGTGGTCGGCCGGGCGGTGAATTCGGAGCGTGGTACGCCGGAAACCCTGCAGAATCTGCAGATCGTTACGCCCAACGGCACATCGATTCCGTTACTGGCGTTCGCCACTGTGCGCTATGAGCTGGAACAGCCGCTGGTGTGGCGTCGCGACCGCTTGCCGACCATCACCATCAAGGCCTCGGTGCGCGACGAGATCCAGCCGACCGATCTGGTGAAACTGCTCAAGCCGTCGATTGATGCCTTCGCTGACAAACTGCCAGTGGGCTACAAGGTCGCCACGGGCGGTACGGTCGAGGAAAGCGGCAAGGCCCAGGGGCCGATTGCCAAGGTCTTGCCGTTGATGCTGTTTTTGATGGCGACCTTTCTGATGATCCAGTTGCACAGCGTGCAGAAGATGTTCCTCGTCGCCAGTGTCGCGCCGCTGGGACTGATCGGCGTGGTGCTGGCGCTGGTGCCGACAGGTACGCCGATGGGCTTCGTGGCGATTCTGGGGATTCTTGCGCTGATCGGCATCATCATCCGTAACTCGGTGATTCTGGTGACGCAGATCGATGAGTTCGAGAAGAAGGGCTATGCGCCGTGGGATGCAGTGGTCGAGGCGACTGAGCATCGGCGCCGGCCGATCCTGCTGACCGCGGCGGCGGCGAGCATGGGCATGATCCCCATCGCCCGGGAAGTGTTCTGGGGGCCGATGGCGTACGCGATGATTGGCGGGATCGTGGTGGCGACGTTGCTGACGTTGCTGTTCCTGCCGGCGCTGTATGTGGCCTGGTACAAGATCCGCGAGCCGAAGAAGGACGCTTCGTCATCGACCCACTGA
- a CDS encoding methionine ABC transporter permease, with protein sequence MWFDRLLQGFIDTFLMVGVSSLIALLVGIPMAVILVTSDKGGIYEAPVLNRALGAFVNLFRSIPFLILMVALIPFTRLIVGTTYGVWAAVVPLTIAATPFFARIAEVSLREVDHGLIEAAQAMGCRRWHIVWHVLLPEALPGIVGGFTITLVTMINSSAMAGAIGAGGLGDIAYRYGYQRFDSQIMLTVIVLLVALVAVIQLGGDRLARGLNKR encoded by the coding sequence ATGTGGTTTGATCGCTTGTTGCAGGGTTTTATCGACACCTTCCTGATGGTCGGTGTGTCATCACTGATCGCGCTGCTGGTGGGGATTCCCATGGCGGTGATTCTGGTCACCAGCGACAAGGGCGGGATCTACGAAGCGCCAGTGTTGAACCGTGCGTTGGGGGCGTTCGTGAACCTGTTCCGCTCGATCCCGTTTCTGATTCTGATGGTCGCGCTGATTCCGTTTACCCGCTTGATTGTCGGCACTACGTACGGTGTCTGGGCTGCCGTGGTGCCACTGACGATTGCCGCTACGCCATTCTTTGCGCGGATTGCCGAAGTGAGTCTGCGCGAGGTTGATCATGGTCTGATTGAAGCGGCGCAAGCGATGGGTTGTCGGCGCTGGCACATCGTCTGGCATGTGCTGTTGCCAGAGGCGCTGCCGGGGATTGTCGGCGGTTTCACCATTACGCTGGTGACGATGATCAACTCGTCGGCCATGGCCGGGGCGATTGGCGCGGGTGGGTTGGGGGATATCGCCTATCGCTATGGGTATCAGCGCTTTGACAGCCAGATCATGCTGACGGTGATTGTGTTGCTGGTGGCTCTGGTGGCGGTGATTCAGTTGGGTGGGGATCGGTTGGCGCGGGGTCTCAACAAGCGCTGA
- a CDS encoding methionine ABC transporter ATP-binding protein produces MTAAIQRRLETPEPHTAEKTELHPELNRAHVRFIGLGKTYNGRQGPVAALQGIDLAIQRGEVFGIIGRSGAGKSSLIRTINRLEQPTSGRVLIDQVDIGEFDEDRLVALRRRIGMIFQHFNLMSAKTVWQNVELPLKVAGVPKEQREKKVRELLELVGLQEKHKAYPAQLSGGQKQRVGIARALVHDPDILLCDEATSALDPETTQSILGLLREINNRLGLTIVLITHEMAVIREICDRVVVLEHGRVVEQGPVWEVFGNPQHEVSQTLLAPLQHALPEELQSRLQAQPPSSDAAVVLRLQFTGSASDEPDLAALFAALGGRVKLLQGGVERIQGHALGQLLLAVSGTSFSAEQLRERAAQWAQRVEVLGYVV; encoded by the coding sequence ATGACGGCCGCGATCCAACGGCGACTGGAAACTCCAGAGCCACACACTGCTGAAAAAACCGAGCTGCACCCCGAGCTGAATCGCGCCCACGTACGCTTCATTGGTCTGGGCAAAACCTACAACGGCCGGCAAGGCCCGGTCGCGGCTTTGCAGGGCATCGATCTGGCAATTCAGCGCGGCGAAGTGTTCGGCATCATTGGTCGCAGCGGCGCCGGCAAGTCGTCGCTGATACGCACGATCAATCGCCTGGAGCAGCCGACGTCTGGACGGGTTTTGATCGATCAGGTCGACATCGGCGAGTTCGATGAAGACCGTCTGGTAGCGCTACGCAGGCGCATCGGCATGATCTTCCAGCACTTCAATCTGATGTCGGCCAAGACGGTTTGGCAGAACGTCGAACTGCCGCTGAAAGTCGCGGGTGTGCCGAAAGAACAACGCGAGAAAAAGGTGCGCGAACTGCTCGAACTGGTCGGCCTGCAAGAAAAGCACAAGGCCTATCCGGCGCAGCTTTCCGGCGGGCAGAAACAGCGTGTCGGCATCGCCCGCGCGCTGGTGCATGACCCGGATATTCTGCTCTGCGACGAAGCTACTTCGGCGCTCGATCCAGAGACCACCCAGTCGATCCTCGGCCTGCTGCGCGAAATCAATAATCGCCTGGGCCTGACCATCGTTCTGATCACTCACGAGATGGCAGTGATCCGCGAAATCTGCGACCGCGTTGTCGTGCTTGAGCACGGGCGGGTTGTCGAACAAGGCCCGGTATGGGAAGTGTTCGGCAATCCGCAGCATGAGGTCAGCCAAACCTTGCTGGCGCCGCTGCAACACGCGCTGCCGGAAGAATTGCAAAGCCGTTTGCAGGCGCAGCCGCCCTCCTCCGACGCCGCTGTGGTGCTGCGCTTGCAGTTCACCGGCAGCGCCAGTGATGAGCCGGATCTGGCGGCACTGTTCGCGGCATTAGGTGGTCGGGTGAAGCTGCTTCAAGGCGGTGTCGAGCGGATTCAGGGGCATGCGCTGGGGCAACTGCTGCTCGCCGTCAGCGGTACATCGTTCAGCGCCGAGCAATTGCGTGAGCGCGCCGCGCAATGGGCGCAACGCGTGGAGGTATTGGGTTATGTGGTTTGA
- a CDS encoding class I SAM-dependent methyltransferase, translating to MKQTPTDLEQITATTLAHYNSVAEDFREGTRAHDVSQNIEALLRHIQGVAPLAILDFGCGPGRDLQTFTRMGHVAVGLDGSPEFARMARDDSGCEVWCQDFLKLDLPAERFDGIFANAVLFHVPLQELPRVLQQLRDTLKPGGVLFSSNPRGDNREGWNGPRYGSYHDLEAWRGLLARAGFVELEHYFRPAGLPREQQPWLASVWRKG from the coding sequence ATGAAGCAGACTCCGACCGACCTGGAACAGATCACCGCCACCACCCTTGCCCACTACAACTCAGTGGCCGAAGACTTCCGTGAGGGCACCCGCGCTCACGATGTCAGCCAGAACATCGAGGCGCTGTTGCGGCACATCCAGGGCGTAGCGCCGTTAGCGATTCTTGATTTTGGCTGTGGACCGGGACGGGATCTGCAGACGTTTACACGCATGGGGCACGTCGCGGTCGGGCTCGACGGCTCACCCGAGTTTGCGCGGATGGCCCGTGACGACAGTGGCTGTGAAGTGTGGTGCCAGGATTTCCTCAAGCTTGATTTACCCGCCGAACGCTTCGACGGAATCTTCGCCAACGCGGTGCTGTTTCATGTGCCATTGCAGGAATTGCCACGGGTTTTGCAACAGCTGCGCGATACCTTGAAACCGGGCGGTGTGCTGTTCAGCTCTAACCCGCGCGGGGATAACCGCGAGGGCTGGAACGGGCCGCGCTATGGCTCGTATCACGATCTGGAGGCATGGCGCGGGCTGCTTGCCCGCGCCGGATTCGTCGAACTGGAACACTACTTCCGTCCCGCAGGCCTGCCGCGCGAGCAGCAGCCGTGGTTGGCCAGCGTCTGGCGCAAAGGCTGA
- a CDS encoding glycoside hydrolase has translation MSTVTCWLRQLLLVAGLCLSPSSLAETLLQNPLWRVQLDPATLAVRVTPANGATVQASTGVAAHRISNLVQRDNRVDWQWDDGAWTLSVDLDQRDLNFSITARAPAELEFLRQPGNTMGKGLIWPLAEGHYVPRGDPVWQAFLVSQGVLNATQDMSLPIWGVEHEGFSLNWLLSNPYNNQLLFSAEGDALALSVRHQFTSLKPSTALTFSLFLGDAEPLAGAKRYRQWRIDTGRHESLSSKLEKTPTSRKLLGASHVYLWGNDLLGQKDVRNWPALLGKLRGQTDLAGALRGGMDTEALQLLATQTVLNRYQQNILLRSLNRALNTQARKTWQARAVPDMQALVNGYAALRGQLAREFAGAVTARPEQWGSTLSLDSIAQLQNAGLSRLWLGLGEGWEGGLWHPEAVRAGVQAGYLLAPYDSYETALSRNENPDWTTAHLGDTAYRECAIVLENRTLKSGFQQSGHYTDPRCVRPLLEKRVKAVSVAAGFNSWFLDAYATGMVFDSYRADAPMTQAQNAEGNVEASRWINELLQLPSGSEDGNATTAQGVLFAHGMQTPVIGWGDADMSKNPDSEYFVGKWFPPEQPAVFFKSVPIKEPLRRIHFDPASRLPLYQAVFHGSLITTHHWLFDSLKLSNARVENELTQLLYNVPPLYHLSAATLAQRLPLMARQDAFFRPLHERLATQALTGFQWLSEDRRVQQTSFEDGTRLLANFDPAPREVDGRTLPGESVTLLLPEGTVSHYRVQATP, from the coding sequence ATGTCGACTGTCACTTGCTGGTTGCGCCAACTGCTGTTAGTGGCCGGCCTGTGCCTGTCGCCTTCATCGCTGGCCGAAACGCTGCTGCAAAACCCGCTGTGGCGCGTACAGCTCGACCCCGCAACCCTCGCCGTGCGAGTCACCCCGGCCAACGGCGCGACTGTGCAGGCATCGACGGGCGTCGCTGCGCACAGGATCAGCAACCTGGTGCAACGTGACAATCGTGTCGACTGGCAATGGGACGATGGCGCCTGGACACTCAGCGTTGATCTCGATCAACGCGACCTGAACTTCTCGATCACCGCACGCGCCCCGGCTGAACTTGAGTTCTTGCGCCAGCCCGGCAATACCATGGGCAAGGGCCTGATCTGGCCCTTGGCCGAGGGCCATTATGTGCCGCGCGGCGATCCGGTGTGGCAGGCGTTTCTGGTGAGTCAAGGGGTGCTCAATGCCACTCAGGATATGAGTCTGCCGATCTGGGGCGTCGAGCATGAGGGATTCAGTCTCAACTGGTTGCTGAGCAACCCCTACAACAATCAACTGCTGTTCAGCGCTGAGGGCGATGCGCTCGCGTTGTCGGTGCGGCATCAATTCACCTCACTCAAGCCGTCGACAGCGCTGACGTTCAGCCTGTTTCTGGGTGACGCCGAGCCGCTGGCCGGTGCCAAGCGCTACCGACAATGGCGGATCGACACCGGCCGTCACGAAAGCCTGAGCAGCAAGCTTGAGAAAACACCGACATCGCGAAAGCTGTTGGGCGCCAGTCATGTCTACCTGTGGGGTAACGATCTGCTGGGGCAAAAGGATGTGCGTAACTGGCCGGCGTTGCTTGGCAAGTTGCGCGGCCAGACTGACCTTGCCGGTGCGTTGCGCGGCGGCATGGATACTGAAGCCTTGCAGCTGCTCGCCACGCAGACCGTGCTCAATCGTTATCAGCAAAACATTCTGCTGCGCAGCCTCAATCGGGCGCTGAACACTCAGGCTCGCAAAACCTGGCAGGCCCGCGCGGTGCCGGACATGCAAGCACTGGTCAACGGTTACGCTGCCCTGCGTGGCCAACTGGCCCGCGAATTCGCCGGTGCCGTGACAGCCAGGCCTGAGCAATGGGGCAGCACCCTGTCGCTGGACTCCATTGCGCAATTGCAAAACGCCGGGCTGTCGCGCTTGTGGCTGGGTCTTGGTGAGGGGTGGGAGGGCGGGCTCTGGCATCCCGAGGCGGTTCGAGCAGGCGTGCAGGCCGGGTATCTGCTGGCACCGTATGATTCTTACGAGACGGCGCTGAGTCGGAATGAGAACCCGGACTGGACCACCGCGCATCTGGGTGACACGGCTTACCGCGAGTGCGCCATCGTGCTGGAAAACCGCACGCTGAAAAGCGGCTTTCAGCAATCAGGTCACTACACCGACCCACGTTGCGTGCGCCCTTTGCTGGAGAAACGAGTCAAAGCGGTCAGCGTCGCCGCCGGTTTCAACAGCTGGTTTCTCGACGCCTACGCCACAGGCATGGTGTTCGACAGCTACCGTGCGGATGCCCCAATGACACAGGCACAGAACGCCGAAGGCAATGTCGAGGCGTCGCGCTGGATCAATGAACTGCTGCAATTGCCCAGCGGCTCCGAGGATGGCAATGCGACCACGGCTCAAGGCGTGCTGTTCGCCCATGGCATGCAGACGCCGGTGATCGGCTGGGGTGATGCCGACATGAGTAAAAATCCGGATTCCGAATACTTTGTCGGCAAGTGGTTTCCGCCGGAGCAACCGGCCGTGTTCTTCAAATCCGTGCCAATAAAGGAACCGTTGCGGCGCATTCACTTTGACCCGGCCAGCCGTTTGCCGCTGTATCAAGCGGTGTTCCACGGCTCGCTCATCACCACCCATCACTGGTTGTTCGACAGCCTTAAATTGAGCAACGCAAGGGTGGAAAACGAACTGACGCAATTGCTTTACAACGTGCCGCCGCTGTACCACCTGAGTGCGGCAACGCTGGCGCAGCGACTGCCGCTGATGGCCCGCCAGGATGCATTCTTCCGTCCGCTGCATGAGCGCCTGGCGACGCAGGCACTGACCGGTTTCCAATGGCTGAGCGAAGATCGGCGGGTGCAGCAGACTTCATTTGAAGACGGCACTCGGCTGCTGGCCAACTTCGATCCAGCCCCGCGTGAAGTGGACGGTCGGACCCTGCCCGGCGAGAGCGTCACGCTGCTGCTGCCGGAAGGTACCGTCAGCCACTACCGGGTGCAGGCAACTCCCTGA